The Pelecanus crispus isolate bPelCri1 chromosome 7, bPelCri1.pri, whole genome shotgun sequence genome includes a window with the following:
- the PRRT3 gene encoding LOW QUALITY PROTEIN: proline-rich transmembrane protein 3 (The sequence of the model RefSeq protein was modified relative to this genomic sequence to represent the inferred CDS: inserted 1 base in 1 codon; deleted 4 bases in 3 codons), translated as MRRPHRPRSGPAPAAARPAAQPRRLPHPHGGAAAAAAGRPRPRSRPGGAEPRVRQRRRAGPGRASPPGWSRGRAKVNGARRSGASGNGDTGGHRGGDTGEGTAGMLGVGTTKHQGPPALGTPGWGLPAPGALGRGRLGMGPLAAGTPGWGELGAGPXAETAQPLAPSPGRGLPWAQQPHGQWHEPHGWWREPPGEATAAPGSPSPSSRRASWALTMAAARLVTWGLLLAAGVPAGARGTLPAGLSPSGTLRRGRVPLHGPAWGQQRPGPSPAWEASGEPSGAGAPGSERWGGSSPAHWSPPLRAGDAAREPPGTETTMAGAGTGAWRDGGTAPAVAEEPLIAWRGHEAEGQDSLQAGTWLPRGSTLGTPGPEEPTDTGPGSPGPPWAGQGQSPAGQGAAGPVSTPGPRPTVSTIALTPVPAAGTGTADAHAGGQPAAGGPTAAPGLPQGARLALASSQPVLLGTVPYPMGTGPAWGPHASPGSMQPVGRWGDLGKPPSPSPALPSSTAQLLPAAPSWGLAEPWTRVLPAHQRSTRRAPLSRATPSPGDTAPHMDAEPTGQWGPQPAPGAAIGTGPAPPPASSTFPAGTPSTELLPEQDVGSPQRVRGAVGPMSTPNTTEAAPQPTAHPATGTPGTRHSDTLGMQPPTHGTAAPSATWRQAGVTLQPVPRHPSTPQPQPSRSPSAPGANGTGLRWAELRRRLGFTWEAHVYGVAAIFLLLVLGCLAGLAGTAALRPPHLPHVLGAHGLLLAACLLRATFLLLDPYGARGRLPPWALLLLSMAPFPLLLSTFALLLQRLQRLAQLRLLPARLQGLPALGAAAALQSAVLGAADLLPPRLGPAAGLVLQALGCGAGALLLLGGLWGCWRVLRAPQEGPAGGRGPAPQRGARVLLAAAASGLPVCGLQLYGALWLRGVLGSPGRFSRPGWAAQLWLRLGELGTALALLVAAAEPLCCWCHRRSSASHSCWAKALRYFCAGRKAEAPEYPNNCYDWAGGGTGPERAPASDISKSLIRNPAEQLPLRALKDSNEAWAAAAGTAGTPGFSPKCPNVVAARSCAAFEQGSSPSLGELAFRPPSPIDLRRSIDQALCRRHLLHDGLFGRPRRGSGASLHSSPAPAETPGLGRMVRCSSLTELPGPRQPPGTVTITVTASASSLESSSLKISWNPWRHGLSSPDSLPLDEAPSRAPLLMPAVPPGWEREGPRGFPALGGAADTRSLSSDTIEL; from the exons ATGCGGCGGCCGCACCGGCCCCGCTCTGGTCCCGCaccggccgcggcccgg cccgccgcgcagccccgccggctcccgcaCCCGCACGGCGGGGCCGCAGCAGCCGCagccgggcggccccggccccgttcccggcccggcggggctgagCCGCGTgtgcggcagcggcgg cgggccgggccgggccgggcatCCCCGCCGGGATGGAGCCGGGGACGCGCCAAGGTGAACGGTGCGCGCCGGAGCGGGGCCTCCGGCaacggggacacc ggggggcaccggggaggggACACCGGGGAGGGGACAGCGGGGATGCTGGGCGTAGGGACCACTAAGCACCAAGGACCACCCGCACTGGGGACACCGGGGTGGGGACTGCCGGCACCGGGGGCACTGGGAAGGGGAAGACTGGGAATGGGGccgctggcagcagggacaccgggatggggagagctgggagcagggc AGGCAGAGACGGCCCAGCCGCTggctccctccccgggcagggggtTGCCGTGGGCACAGCAGCCCCACGGCCAGTGGCATGAGCCCCACGGCTGGTGGCGTGAGCCCCCCGGGGAAGCCACCGCAGCTCCTGGCTCACCGAGCCCCTCGTCCCGCAGGGCCAGCTGGGCGCTCACCATGGCTGCAGCACGGCTCGTCACCTGGGGGCTGCTCCTGGCCGCTGGGGTCCCCGCTGGGGCCCGGGGGACGCTGCCAGCGGGGCTGTCCCCAAGTGGGACCCTGCGGCGGGGCAGGGTCCCCCTGCACGGCCCTGCCTGGGGACAACAGCGGCCGGGCCCGTCCCCTGCCTGGGAGGCGTCGGGGGAGCCGAGCGGTGCCGGGGCCCCCGGGAGCGAGCgctgggggggcagcagccCTGCGCACTGGTCCCCACCGCTGCGGGCAGGGGATGCTGCCAGGGAACCCCCAGGGACAGAAACCACCATGGCAGGTGCTGGCACTGGCGCCTGGCGGGACGGCGGCACAGCCCCGGCTGTGGCAGAGGAGCCCCTCATCGCCTGGCGAGGACACGAGGCCGAAGGCCAGGACAGCCTCCAGGCAGGGACCTGGCTGCCCCGCGGCTCTACACTGGGGACGCCGGGCCCCGAGGAGCCCACGGACACGGGGCCAggctccccagggccaccctgggcagggcagggccagtCCCCggctgggcagggtgctgctgggccaGTCAGCACCCCTGGGCCTCGGCCAACTGTGTCCACCATCGCCCTGACCCCCGTGCCAGCagcggggacagggacagcagaCGCCCATGCAGGGGGACAGCCAGCGGCAGGGGGACCCACGGCAGCCCCAGGCCTCCCTCAGGGTGCACGGCTCGCTCTGGCCAGCAGCCAGCCTGTCCTGCTGGGCACCGTCCCCTACCCCATGGGCACGGGGCCAGCCTGGGGTCCCCACGCCAGCCCCGGCTCCATGCAGCCGGTGGGCAGATGGGGGGACCTCGGgaagccccccagcccctccccggcTCTGCCCAGCTCTACCGCACAgctgctccccgcagccccgtcCTGGGGGCTGGCTGAGCCCTGGACCCGGGTGCTCCCGGCCCATCAGCGCAGCACTCGGAGGGCCCCGCTCAGCCGTGCCACCCCTAGCCCCGGGGACACAGCCCCTCACATGGACGCCGAGCCGacagggcagtggggaccccAGCCCGCCCCAGGGGCTGCCATCGGCACCGGCCCCGCACCACCGCCTGCCTCCAGCACGTTCCCCGCCGGCACCCCCAGCACAG agctgctgcccgAGCAGGACGTCGGCTCCCCACAGCGGGTCCGGGGCGCCGTGGGCCCCATGAGCACCCCAAACACCACTGAAGCTGCCCCACAGCCGACAGCGCATCCTGCCACAGGGACGCCCGGGACCAGGCACTCAG acaccctggggatgcagcccccCACCCACGGCACCGCAGCCCCCTCGGCCACGTGGCGGCAGGCAGGGGTGACCCTGCAGCCAGTCCCCCGGCATCCATCCACGCCACAGCCGCAGCCCAGCCGTTCCCCTTCCGCGCCGGGGGCCAACGGGACGGGGCTGCGCTGGGCCGAGCTGCGGCGCAGGCTGGGCTTCACCTGGGAGGCCCACGTCTACGGGGTGGCCGCCatcttcctgctgctggtgctgggctgcctGGCCGGGCTGGCGGGGACAGCCGCCCTGCGTCCCCCACACCTGCCCCACGTTTTAGGGGCCCATGGGCTactgctggctgcctgcctgctgcgggccaccttcctgctgctggaCCCCTACGGGGCACGGGGCCGCCTGCCCCCCtgggccctgctgctgctcagcatggctccctttcccctgctgctcagcacctTCGCCCTCCTGCTCCAGCGGCTCCAGCGCCTGGCCCAGCTCCGGCTGCTGCCGGCTCggctgcaggggctgccggcgctgggggccgcagctgccctgcagagcgcggtgctgggggctgccgaCCTGCTCCCACCCCGCctgggccccgccgccgggctggtgctgcaggcattgggctgcggggccggggccctgctgctgctgggggggctctgggggtgctGGAGGGTGTTGCGGGCACCCCAGGAGGGACCAGCGGGCGGCAGGGGGCCGGCGCCGCAGCGGGGGGCccgggtgctgctggcagcggcGGCATCGGGGCTGCCGGTCTGCGGGCTGCAGCTCTACGGTGCCCTGTGGCTGCGGGGGGTCCTGGGCTCCCCCGGGCGCTTCTCCCGGCCCGGCTGggcagcacagctctggctGCGGCTCGGCGAGCTGGGCACGGCCCTGGCACTGCTGGTGGCCGCCGCAGAGCcgctgtgctgctggtgccaCCGCCGGAGCTCCGCCAGCCACTCCTGCTGGGCCAAGGCGCTGCGGTACTTCTGCGCCGGCCGCAAAGCCGAGGCACCCGAGTACCCCAACAACTGCTACGACTgggccggcggcggcaccggcccCGAGCGGGCACCCGCCAGCGACATCTCCAAGAGCCTCATCCGCAACCCGGCGGAGCAGCTGCCCCTGCGGGCGCTGAAGGACAGCAACGAGGCCTGGGCGGCTGCCGCTGGCACCGCTGGGACGCCGGGGTTTAGCCCCAAGTGCCCCAACGTGGTGGCCGCCCGCTCCTGCGCTGCCTTCGAGCAGGGCTCGTCCCCCTCGCTGGGGGAGCTGGCCTTCCGCCCGCCGTCCCCCATCGACCTGCGCCGCAGCATCGACCAGGCGCTCTGCCGCCGACACCTCCTGCACGACGGCCTCTTtggccggccccgccggggctccgGCGCCTCGCTGCACAgctccccggcccccgccgAGACCCCCGGCTTGGGGCGCATGGTGCGGTGCAGCTCGCTGACGGAGCTGCCcggcccccggcagccccctggCACCGTCACCATCACCGTCACCGCCTCGGCCAGCTCGCTGGAGAGCAGCTCGCTAAAGATCAGCTGGAACCCCTGGCGCCATGGGCTGTCCTCGCCCGACAGCCTGCCCCTGGACGAGGCGCCCAGCCGGGCCCCCCTCCTGATGCCTGCCGTGCCCCCCGGCTGGGAGCGCGAGGGTCCCCGTGGCTTCCCGGCCCTCGGCGGGGCGGCGGACACCCGCAGCCTCTCCAGCGACACCATCGAGCTCTGA
- the IL17RC gene encoding LOW QUALITY PROTEIN: interleukin-17 receptor C (The sequence of the model RefSeq protein was modified relative to this genomic sequence to represent the inferred CDS: deleted 1 base in 1 codon), whose amino-acid sequence MRAPGRLLLLALLAAGAAGGRGTPRDTLACSQGLACRLLDTDMLCGMEPPGPGHGLALAELRLVPALRCVEPMACSPCLEARLRLALLPATGEPRRPVPSGIPGVEDGGEGGQWSPVDGADSSQPNVTGLLMLSGHAYASSRCVAVEVQAPLAPALPGRPLGWVIFQCFEAPLGSELHVTAYTNSHSHQRLNQWQRVPDCSWPEAQAHVPHCQVPRLQVSPGPKEVVVEVQGAAVGHSYTLWLYHNQSHSAGGSGRTVTASGPMNYSLPADEVLPCLCLQVWPETQDPPRATLCPFSHDTKAWERLWARSQLVLHAGGQELTCSLSAPCDLPAELVPCWQPEPTGPCQALPGLQQPAVGQGPQEFGGLRPHPNLCVQVWSGGQVQLTQCLREKALPGRADDLLLLERRGNASLCALERGACTPLASFTSTGAGHPGLLEQELRRDVAEGQCRQVWHPENGTGVVLWACPLHKYLRTRWALAWMGVLLGAACLLLLLLLKKEDVKGWLKSLRADYGSEGPLRGRRALLVHAAEPVAERAACALTAALHPLGLAVAVAPGGGSGVAAWGPLPWLHAQHRRALRDGDTVILLLSPAAVAAAHRWDAGVGAMPGAGAAKSSPGPRHGPNPNDVPNVAPCEAFAAALSCAVPALTAGNGRYVVARLEALVPAVPPALRAAPAFALPSEMGGFLKALAGPGRRWGRWPEPYVAALAEGLRRAVGE is encoded by the exons atgCGCGCACcggggcggctgctgctgctggcgctgctggcggcaggggcggcgggcgggcgcggcaCCCCCCGCGACACCCTGGCCTGCTCCCAG ggCCTCGCCTGCCGTCTCCTGG ACACCGACATGCTGTGCGGGATGGAGCCACCGGGGCCTGGCCACGGGCTGGCCCTGGCTGAGCTGCGGCTGGTGCCGGCGCTGCGCTGCGTCGAGCCCATGGCCTGCTCGCCCTGCCTGGAGGCACGCCTGcgcctggccctgctgcctgccaccggcgagccccgccgccccgtgccATCGGGCATCCCCGGGGTAGAGGATGGCGGTGAGGGGGGACAGTGGTCACCGGTGGATGGGGCTGACTCGTCCCAGCCTAACGTCACCGGGCTGCTGATGCTCTCCGGGCACGCCTACGCCTCCTCCCGCTGCGTGGCCGTGGAGGTCCAGGCGCCCCTGGCCCCCGCGCTGCCAGGCCGACCCCTG ggctgggtgatCTTCCAGTGCTTCGAGGCGCCGCTGGGCTCCGAGCTCCATGTCACGGCGTACACCAACTCGCACAGCCACCAAAGGCTGAACCAGTGGCAGCGGGTGCCAG ACTGCTCATGGCCCGAGGCGCAGGCTCACGTCCCCCACTGCCAAG TGCCCAGGCTGCAGGTCTCCCCGGGGCCGAAGGAGGTGGTCGTGGAGGTGCAGGGGGCTGCGGTGGGGCACAGCTACACCCTCTGGCTCTACCACAACCAGAGCCACAGCGCCGGCGGGTCGGGGCGCACGGTGACTGCG AGCGGCCCCATGAACTACAGCTTGCCAGCCGACGAggtgctgccctgcctctgCTTGCAG GTCTGGCCGGAGACCCAGGACCCGCCACGGGCCACCCTGTGCCCCTTCTCCCATG ACACCAAGGCCTGGGAGCGGCTGTGGGCACGCAGCCAGCTGGTCCTGCACGCTGGGGGCCAGGAACTGACCTGCTCCCTCTCGGCCCCCTGCGACCTCCCGGCCGAGCTGGTTCCCTGCTGGCAGCCGGAGCCCACCGGGCCCTGCCAAGCCCTGCCCGGCTTGCAGCAGCCCGCCGTGGGGCAG GGAccccaggagtttggggggcTGCGGCCACACCCCAACCTTTGTGTGCAG GTGTGGAGCGGTGGGCAGGTCCAGCTGACCCAGTGCCTGCGGGAGA AGGCACTGCCTGGCCGCGCCGATgacctcctgctgctggagcgCAGGGGGAACGCCTCGCTGTGCGCCCTGGAGCGAGGTGCCTGCACGCCCCTCGCCAGCTTCACCAGCACG GGAGCCGGGCACCctgggctgctggagcaggagctgcggcGGGACGTGGCAGaagggcagtgcaggcag GTCTGGCACCCTGAGAATGGCACCGGGGTCGTGCTCTGGGCTTGTCCCCTGCACAAGT ACCTGCGGACCCGCTGGGCGCTGGCGTGGatgggggtgctgctgggcgctgcctgcctcctgctcctgctaCTGCTGAAGAAGGAGGACGTGAAAG GCTGGCTGAAGTCCCTGAGGGCTGACTACGGCTCCGAGG GCCCTCTGCGAGGCCGACGGGCGCTGCTGGTGCACGCGGCGGAACCGGTGGCAGAGCGGGCAGCGTGCGCCTTGACGGCAGCCCTGCACCCGCTGGGGCTGGCGGTGGCGGTGGCACCGGGCGGTGGCAGC GGGGTAGCGGCATGGGGGCCACTGCCCTGGCTGCACGCCCAGCACCGGCGGGCGCTGCGTGACGGTGACACcgtcatcctcctcctctccccggcggctgtggctgctgcacaCCGGTGGGATGCCGGGGTTGGGGCCatgccgggggccggggccgctaaaagcagccccggcccccggcacggccccaACCCCAATGATGTCCCCAATGTAGCACCCTGTGAGGCGTTCGCGGCGGCTCTGTCCTGCGCCGTGCCGGCGCTGACGGCAGGCAACGGGCGCTACGTGGTGGCCCGGCTAGAGGCCTTGGTGCCGGCGGTGCCGCCGGCACTGcgggcagcccctgccttcGCCCTGCCCAGCGAGATGGGGGGGTTCCTGAAGGCACTGGCGGGACCCGGTCGGCGGTGGGGCCGGTGGCCGGAGCCATACGTGGCAGCCCTGGCCgaggggctgcggcgggcggtGGGGGAATAA
- the IL17RE gene encoding interleukin-17 receptor E: MERPVLLAAAAALLLLLPGAGAAVTRLRVSANFECRATADSTLSRPRCRRPARPGPPLEPPALALSRARLCLPWQPCQPCLRVRLALPAAGLGDVRGLQLNFLELGSNRAGWLQVWRRHWAPGSSPWQVQFDCFPVESGQQVLVSLRTIPDRGLAISRSHLVAAEPPGPVFTHAWVPEARAIEVWVPEGPALMVRLCHQLVLECEELPRPFHQQLTLPPCPQVLVLGGRRVSLPYEFLVPCLCIEASYPRHDSPRSKHCPFHDQPATYGPELWSSVRFHDYSASSKDQMAMVLSASCPLRPRATLCWRETAAETAPCHDVPNSTASEEEQVYTLDKVDVHPQLCFRFSYGNSSHVECPHRPETAWNVSVSARGLQLHLHLTSSIPAAFSAVLCQRRGGQCEPEAPLYTVTQPESSAPGELALLLPVQVLGSCVLVWRSDVRFARKQLLCPDVSRRHFGLLGLALALGLVVTVLLLNCRGAWRPAAGAPGGRPVLLLYSPDSEEHLGLVCALAERLRTGLGCDVRLDLWEAGGVGRAGALPWLYAQRGRVGRQRGTVLLLWSRGSTRLFRRWQVGAADGTPGDAHDIFGAAMACLHGELGAAGCGGGWVLAYFSWFCSPRDVPRLLRPLPTYRLPRQLPGLLGALRGSPPAPHRCRGRAEGLLHRLLEAGAGEGSPRPPRVAAGT, encoded by the exons ATGGAGCGCCCGGTGCTGctcgccgctgccgccgcgctgctgctgctgctgcccggggccggggccgccgtcACCCGCCTCCGGGTCTCCGCCAACTTC GAGTGCCGGGCCACCG CCGACAGCACCCTGAgccgcccccgctgccgccgcccggcccggcccgggcccccgCTGGAGCCGCCCGCCCTGGCGCTGAGCAGGGCCCGCCTGtgcctgccctggcagccctgccagccctgcctgcgggTGCGCCTGGCCCTCCCCGCCGCAG GGCTCGGCGATGTCCGTGGGCTGCAGCTCAACTTCCTGGAGCTGGGCTCCAACCGGGCCGGCTGGCTGCAGGTGTGGCGGCGGCACTGGGCACCGGGCAGCTCGCCG tGGCAGGTGCAGTTCGACTGCTTCCCAGTGGAGAGCGGGCAGCAGGTCCTCGTCTCCCTCCGCACCATCCCTGACCGAGGCTTGGCCATCAGCCGCAGCCACCTGGTCGCCGCTGAGCCGCCCG ggcCCGTCTTCACCCACGCCTGGGTCCCCGAGGCACGGGCCATCGAGGTGTGGGTGCCTGAGGGCCCTGCCCTGATGGTACGGCTGTGCCACCAGCTGGTCCTGGAGTGCGAGGAGCTGCCCCGGCCCTTCCACCAGCAG CTGACGCTGCCTCCGTGCCCGcaggtgctggtgctggggggccGCCGCGTCTCACTGCCGTACGAGTTCCTGGTGCCCTGCCTGTGCATCGAG GCCTCCTACCCCCGCCACGACAGCCCACGGAGCAAGCACTGCCCCTTCCATGACCAGCCGGCCACCT ACGGCCCCGAGCTGTGGTCCTCGGTGCGCTTCCACGACTACAGCGCCAGCAGCAAGGACCAGATGGCGATGGTGCTGAGCGCCAGCTGCCCCCTGCGCCCCCGGGCCACCCTGTGCTGGAGGGAGACAGCGGCTGAGACTGCACCCTGCCACGACGTCCCCAACTCCACAGCCAGTGAGGAGGAGCAG GTATACACACTGGACAAGGTGGACGTGCACCCCCAACTCTGCTTCCGG tTCTCCTACGGGAACAGCAGCCACGTGGAGTGTCCCCACCGGCCAG AGACTGCCTGGAATGTTTCCGTGAGCGcccgggggctgcagctgcacctGCACCTCACCTCCAGCATCCCCGCGGCCTTCAGTGCAGTCCTCTGCCAGCGCCGGGGCGGGCAGTGCGAGCCCGAGGCCCCCCTCTACACCGTCACACAG CCGGAGagctctgccccgggggagctggcgctgctgctgccggtgcAGGTCCTGGGCAGCTGCGTGCTG gtgtGGCGCTCGGACGTGCGCTTCGCTCGGAAGCAGCTGCTCTGTCCCGACG TCTCCCGCAGGCACtttgggctgctggggctggcgctggcgctggggctggtggtgacCGTGCTGCTCCTCAACTGCCGCGGCGCCTGGAGGCCGGCTGCCG GTGCCCCGGGCGGGCGCCCCGTGCTGCTGCTGTACTCGCCGGACTCGGAGGAGCACCTGGGGCTGGTGTGCGCCCTGGCCGAGCGGCTGCGCACGGGGCTGGGCTGCGACGTGCGCCTGGACCTGTGGGAAGCAGGCGGcgtggggcgggcgggcgccctGCCCTGGCTCTACGCCCAGCGGGGCCGCGTGGGCCGCCAGCGCGGCACCGTCCTCCTCCTCTGGAGCCGGGGCAGCACCCGGCTCTTCCGCCGGTGGCAAGTCGGGGCGGCCGACGGGACACCTGGGGATGCCCACGACATCTTCGGGGCGGCCATGGCCTGCCTGCACGGGGAGCTGGGGGCGGCGGGCTGCGGTGGCGGCTGGGTGCTGGCCTACTTCAGCTGGTTCTGCAGCCCCCGCGATGTCCCCAGGCTCCTCCGGCCCCTGCCCACCTACCGCCTGCCCCGGCAGCTGCCCGGGCTGCTGGGTGCCCtgcggggcagccccccggccccccaccgctgcaggggcagggcagagggacTATTGCACCGGCTGCTggaggcgggggccggggagggcagcccccggccccccagggTGGCTGCCGGCACCTGA
- the CRELD1 gene encoding protein disulfide isomerase CRELD1, producing MGPRRRLAAALLPLPARRGGAGLGGALLGAALLGGVLLAAARAHPEPEPGPEGTEPCRACRGLADSFSRGLERTEHEGFGGGNTAWEEEKLAKYQHSETRLLEVLESVCTPSDFACHQLLERSEEHVEQWWFHERQQHPDFFRWLCVDRLALCCPLGTYGPDCRPCAGGPRQPCSGNGRCDGDGTRRGTGLCVCSPGYGGPFCAECGDGYYEASRNKSHLVCAECYRACGRCTGPEDSSCLRCKRGWVLHEHRCIDIDECGTEMAHCRANQFCVNTEGSYECRDCSTACIGCMGAGPARCKKCNKGYWRDGAKCLDVDECASAEEPVCTGAQEVCENTEGSYRCICARGHIRQDGHCVEDKPPDAPEKGFFDDVTEDEVVVLQQMFFGVMICALATLAAKGDMVFTAIFIGAVAAMAGYWLSDRSDRVLDGFMKGR from the exons atggggccgcggcggcgcctGGCGGccgcgctgctgccgctgccggcccggcgggggggggccgggctggggggggccctACTGGGGGCCGCCCTCCTCGGGGGGGTCCTGCTGGCGGCTGCCCGCGCCCacccggagccggagccgggccCGGAGGGGACCGAGCCCTGCCGAGCCTGCCGCGGCCTCGCCGACAGCTTCAGCagg GGCCTGGAGCGGACGGAGCACGAGGGCTTCGGCGGGGGCAACACGGcctgggaagaggagaagctGGCCAAGTACCAGCACag CGAGACCCGTctgctggaggtgctggagagtgtcTGCACCCCCTCGGATTTCGCCTGCCACCAGCTGCTGGAGCGGAGCGAGGAGCACGTGGAGCAGTGGTGGTTCCACGA gcggcagcagcaccccgACTTCTTCCGATGGCTGTGTGTGGACAGGCTGGCGCTCTGCTGCCCGCTCGGCACCTACGGCCCCGACTGCCGGC CCTGTGCCGGCGGGCCCCGGCAGCCATGCAGTGGCAACGGGCGATGCGACGGCGATGGCACGCGCCGCGGCACCGGCCTGTGTGTCTGCAGCCCGGGCTACGGCGGCCCCTTCTGCGCCGAGTGCGGTGACGGCTACTACGAAGCCTCGCGGAACAAGAGCCACCTGGTATGTGCCG AGTGCTACCGGGCGTGCGGGCGCTGCACGGGGCCGGAAGACTCCAGCTGCCTTCGCTGCAagaggggctgggtgctgcacgAGCACCGCTGCATTG aCATCGACGAGTGTGGCACAGAGATGGCACACTGCCGAGCGAACCAGTTCTGCGTCAACACGGAGGGCTCCTACGAGTGCCGAG ACTGCTCCACGGCTTGCATCGGCTGCATGGGCGCCGGGCCGGCTCGCTGCAAGAAATGCAACAAGGGCTACTGGAGGGACGGAGCCAAGTGTCTGG ACGTGGACGAGTGTGCCAGCGCCGAGGAGCCAGTGTGCACCGGGGCACAGGAGGTGTGTGAGAACACGGAGGGCAGCTACCGCTGCATCTGCGCCCGTGGCCACATCCGGCAGGACGGGCACTGCGTGGAGGACAAGCCCCCCG ATGCCCCAGAGAAGGGCTTTTTCGACGACGTGACGGAGGACGAAGTGGTGGTGCTGCAGCAGATGTTCTTTGGCGTGATGATCTGTGCCCTCGCCACGCTGGCTGCCAAGGGCGACATGGTCTTCACTGCCATCTTCATCGGTGCTGTGGCCGCTATGGCTGGCTACTGGCTCTCCGACCGCAGCGACCGCGTCCTCGATGGTTTCATGAAGGGCAGATAG